TCCGGTGGACTATCCCCTGGAAGGCGCGGATCTGCTCACCGAACCCTTCCTGCAGTCCTTCCTCGGGGCGAAGTCCATTGAGGCTGCCGAGCGTGGGGTGCAGCTGCAGATCCGCGATGAGACTCTGGTCCTGGGCAGCGTCGAAGGGGTCGAGGGGGTGGAGGACACCGCCACCGTACTGGGCAGCCTGGTGGACAATGCCGTCACTGCTGCTTTACGCGCCCCGGAACCACGGCTGGTGTCGGTCACCCTCATGGATGACGGCCCCGAGCTGGTGCTGGTGGTCGCCGATTCCGGGCCCGGCATCGCAGCCGGGGCCGAGGTCGGGGGCGAACCTTCCGCAGCTGAGGAGACCGGGTCCGACCGTGTCCACGGCCACGGCATCGGATTGGCGCTTTCCCGGGATCTGCTCCGCCGCCGGGGCGGGGAACTGTGGATCATCGATCGTGGTGGGGGAGAAAGCGGCCGGGGCGCCGTTTTCGGCGCCCGGCTCCCCGGGGTCATGGCCGGTCCGGCGGATCTGCCCGGGAACTTCCGAGAGGATGATGAGTAATGGCTCGAACCTGGTCAGTGCTTGTGGTCGATGATGATTTCCGGGTCGCCGGCATCCACTCCGACATCGTGGAGGCCGCGCCGGGCTTCCGGGTACAGGGATCGGTGCGCACCATCGCCGAGGCCCGGGAGGTTCTGGCCGCGAACCCGCCGGACCTGATGCTCGTTGACGTCTACCTCCCGGACGGGGACGGCATCGAACTGGTCCGTGGCGTGGGGGTGGACGCCTTCATCCTCAGCGCCGCGGACGAAGCGGCCACCGTCCGCCGCGCACTGCATGCCGGGGCGCTGGGTTACCTGGTCAAACCGTTCCAGCGGCAGGTCCTCAGTGAGCGGCTGGACCGCTACGCCCGCTTCCGGCACGTCCTCACCGGCACCCGGGGGCTGCGGCAGGAGAAGATCGACCAGGCACTCTCCATCCTGTACGGACAGACCGCCAGCACGGCGATCTCCCGCTCGTCCACCGAACAACTGCTTCTCGACGCCCTGGCGCAGGGCGAACTCTCCGCGGCCGAGGCCGCGGAACGCACCGGGGTCTCCCGGGCCACCGCGCAACGTCGACTGGCGACGATGGCCGGCCAGGGGGTGGTGCAGGTGCGCCTGCGCTACGGCACCTCGGGGCGGCCCGAGCATCTCTACTCGAAGCTGGCCTGAGGGGTCACATTCAGCGGCGCAGAATCTTCCGCGACAACCAGTTGCCCAGCAGCTGGGCGATCTGGACGATGATGACGATGACGATGACGGCGGCGTAGGTGACCTCCAGGTCATACGCGCGGTAACCGTAGACGATGGCGAAGTCACCGATGCCTCCGCCGCCGATGTAACCGGCCATGGCCGACATGTCGACGACGGCGATGAAGATGAACGTGTAGCCCAGAACCAGGGGGCCGAGAGCCTCGGGGACGATGACCGTCGTGATGATCCGCCACGGCCCGGCACCCATGGCGCGGGCGGCCTCGATGACGCCGGGGTCGATGGCGACGAGGTTCTGCTCGACGATGCGGGCGACGGCGAAGGTCGCGGCGATGCACATGATGAAGATCGCGGCGGACCTGCCGATGGTGGTGCCGACGACGTTCAGGGTCAGGGGCGCGAACATCGCGATCATGATGATGAACGGGATGGGGCGGATGAAGTTCACCAGCAGGTTGAGCGCCCAGTAGATCGGACGGGACTGCAGGATGCTGCCTGAACGGGTGGTGTAGAGCAGGACACCGACGACCAGGCCGGCGAGCCCGCCGACGACCATGGTCAGGGACACCATGACCAGGGTGTCGATGATGGCCTCGAAGAAGGTGGGGCCGAGACGGTTCCAGTCGGCGGCGAGATAGGTGTGGGTCATCGCGTGATCTCCTGGATGTCGGTGGTGCGGGCGAGCGTGGTGCGGAAGCGCTCGATGGCCTCGTGGGAGCCGGTGAGTCGGACGGTCATCTTGCCGAAGGACTGGCGCTGCAGCGTGGTCACACCACCGTGGACGATGTTGATGCCCAGTCCCTCATCACGCGCGGCGGCCGCCGCGGAGAAGAAGCCGGAGTCCTCGGTGAGGTTGATCGTGAACAGACGGCCACCGTGGGCGAGGAGATCCTCCTCCTCCACGAGGTCGGGGGTGTTCCGCAGGGAGGAGGAGACGAATCGCTTCGCCACGTTGGTCCGTGGCGAGGAGAACACCTCGTAGACGCTGCCGTACTCGACGACCTTGCCGGCCTCCATGACGGCGACCTTGTCCGCGATGGTCCGGACGACGTCCATCTCGTGGGTGATCACCACGATGGTGATGCCGAGCTCCCGGTTGATTTCACGGAGCAGGTTGAGCACGTCGTGGGTGGTCTCCGGGTCGAGCGCCGAGGTGGCTTCGTCGGCGAGCAGGAGACGGGGGTTGGTGGCCAGGGCGCGGGCGATGCCGACACGCTGCTTCTGCCCGCCGGAGAGCTGCTCGGGGTAATTCCTGCCCTTGTCGGCGAGGCCGACGAAGTCCAGGAGCTCCGCCACCCGCTTCCTGCGCTCCGCCTTCGGCATGCCCGCGAGGGTGAGCGGGTACTCGACGTTGCCGGCGGCGGTGCGCGAATGGAAGAGGTTGAACTGCTGGAAGATCATCCCGATGCCCCGGCGGATCGTGCGCAGCTTGGACTCGGGCATGCCGGCGACGTCGGTGCCGTCGAGAAGCAGCTGGCCGGAGGTGGTGGTGTCCAGCCCGTTGATGAGGCGGACGAGGGTGGACTTGCCGGCACCGGAGTAACCGATGACGCCGAGGATCTCACCGGGTTCGACGGTGAGGGTGACGCCGTCGACGGCACGGGTCTCGGTCTTCTGCTGGTTGGTGAAGACCTTCGTCACATCGCGGAATTCGATGCGGGTGCCGGTACGCGGCCGGGTGGGTGATGCAGAGACTGGTTCGGACACGGGTGATCAGAGCCGTTCTTGGAGGAGGAGAAGGTGACGGTTAAATGCTAAACCCCGCCGCGGACAGGCGACGGGGTCGGGCACGGGTGTGTGGTGGTGCTTACTGGTCGCCGGACTCGCGCAGACGCTCCAGGATGGCGTCGAGGTCCTCGCGCGGGCGGTCGACCTTGACGGCGGTGTTGCCGGAGGACTCCATGATGGCCTCGGTGACGGCCGGGTCCCTCCAGAGCTCGGCGAGGCGGTTGATGGTCTCGTCGTCGGCGCGCTCCGGGGTGGTCACCCAGACGTTGATGTAGGGCTCGGCCTGCTCGTTGTTCGGGTCGTCCTGGAAGATGGCGTCGAGCGGATCGATGCTGGCGCGCTCGAGGAAGGAGTTGTTGATCACGGCCGGGCGCCCCTCGTGGAACACGGCGGTGGTCTGTGCGGCGTCGACGGGGATGACGGAAACCTCGGAGGCCTCGGTGTCGATGTCGGCCGGGGCCGGGTTGAGCAGGCCCTCCTCGCGGAGGGTGACCAGACCGGCCTGGACGAGGACGTTGATGGCACGACCCTGGTTGGTGGCGTCGTTCGGGATGGCGATCTCCTCGCCCTCGATGCCGTCGAGGTTGTCGTGGTCCTTCCAGAACAGGGCCAGCGGGTAGATCTCGGTGGAGGAGATCGGCACGAGGTCTTCGCCGGCGCCGGTGTTGTAGTCGTTGAGGAACAGCAGGTGCTGGAACTTGTTCACGTCGATCTGGCCCTGCGCGACCGCATCGTTCGGGGTGTTGTAGTCCGAGAACGGCACGATCTCGATGTCGATGCCCTCTTCCTCGGCGAGGTCCGCGAAGACGTCCCACTCCTTGAGGTTCGCGTCGGTGGTGCCGATGCGGACGGTCTCTCCGGCGGCGCCGGCGTCGGTGCCCTCGGAGTCGGAGTCGGAGGAGCAGGCGACGAGGCCCGCGGCGGCGATGGCAGATGCGGCGGCACCGGCGAAAATGCGACGGAAGTTCATGGCTTCTGGTTCCTTAGACGTTCGTTGAGCAGTTGGTTGTGAAACCTAGCATTAAACGTACCGCTCTGTCTAGGCGGTGGCCGGGAACTGCGGGAAAATGATTGGCACATGCATTCGACTGGCGGTAGGTTGTGGGGCATGGGATTCGATGGTGGCGCCCCCCTGCACTGGTCCCGGCTGGAGCGCATCCTCGCCGGCCGGGAGGCGCCGACGCCGGTGCCGGTCGATCATCTGGCCGCACCCGCTTCCCGACGTCCCACCCTCACCCGTCCCGCCGTCCCCTTCGCCGAACTGCACGCCGTGAGCTCCTACAGTTTCCTCGGTGGGGCGAGCGATCCGGAGGCGCTGGTCCACCGGGCGGTGGAGCTGGACCTGGAGGCATTGGCGCTGGTGGACCGGGACGGTTTCTACGGTGTGGTGAAGTTCGCCGAGGCCGCGGCCACGCTGGGCCTGTCGACCGTGTTCGGCGCGGAACTCGCCCTGGGTGACCGTGTCCTGCCGGTGCTGGCCCGCGGCGTCGAGGGCTACCGCCGACTGTCGCGCCTGATGTCGGACGCCCACCTGGCCACCGGAGAGAAGGGGGAGGTGGCCTATCCGTCGCTGGGGGAGATCGCCCGGCGCCTGGACGGCCATTGTGTGGTGTTGCTGGGGCACGAATGGGTGGAAGGAATCGACCAGGTGGTCGAAGCGTTCGGTGTGGGTGATGTGGTGCTCGAATATGCGGTGACCATGACTCCTGAGGACACGGATAACCATGAGAAGCTGGATGGTTGTAGACGGCATGGTCTACGTCGGATCATCACCGCGTTACCTGCGGCCGCCACCCGGGATGACGCCCGGCTGGCAGGAGCGAAGCGG
This sequence is a window from Corynebacterium comes. Protein-coding genes within it:
- a CDS encoding response regulator — its product is MARTWSVLVVDDDFRVAGIHSDIVEAAPGFRVQGSVRTIAEAREVLAANPPDLMLVDVYLPDGDGIELVRGVGVDAFILSAADEAATVRRALHAGALGYLVKPFQRQVLSERLDRYARFRHVLTGTRGLRQEKIDQALSILYGQTASTAISRSSTEQLLLDALAQGELSAAEAAERTGVSRATAQRRLATMAGQGVVQVRLRYGTSGRPEHLYSKLA
- a CDS encoding methionine ABC transporter permease → MTHTYLAADWNRLGPTFFEAIIDTLVMVSLTMVVGGLAGLVVGVLLYTTRSGSILQSRPIYWALNLLVNFIRPIPFIIMIAMFAPLTLNVVGTTIGRSAAIFIMCIAATFAVARIVEQNLVAIDPGVIEAARAMGAGPWRIITTVIVPEALGPLVLGYTFIFIAVVDMSAMAGYIGGGGIGDFAIVYGYRAYDLEVTYAAVIVIVIIVQIAQLLGNWLSRKILRR
- a CDS encoding methionine ABC transporter ATP-binding protein translates to MSEPVSASPTRPRTGTRIEFRDVTKVFTNQQKTETRAVDGVTLTVEPGEILGVIGYSGAGKSTLVRLINGLDTTTSGQLLLDGTDVAGMPESKLRTIRRGIGMIFQQFNLFHSRTAAGNVEYPLTLAGMPKAERRKRVAELLDFVGLADKGRNYPEQLSGGQKQRVGIARALATNPRLLLADEATSALDPETTHDVLNLLREINRELGITIVVITHEMDVVRTIADKVAVMEAGKVVEYGSVYEVFSSPRTNVAKRFVSSSLRNTPDLVEEEDLLAHGGRLFTINLTEDSGFFSAAAAARDEGLGINIVHGGVTTLQRQSFGKMTVRLTGSHEAIERFRTTLARTTDIQEITR
- a CDS encoding MetQ/NlpA family ABC transporter substrate-binding protein, whose translation is MNFRRIFAGAAASAIAAAGLVACSSDSDSEGTDAGAAGETVRIGTTDANLKEWDVFADLAEEEGIDIEIVPFSDYNTPNDAVAQGQIDVNKFQHLLFLNDYNTGAGEDLVPISSTEIYPLALFWKDHDNLDGIEGEEIAIPNDATNQGRAINVLVQAGLVTLREEGLLNPAPADIDTEASEVSVIPVDAAQTTAVFHEGRPAVINNSFLERASIDPLDAIFQDDPNNEQAEPYINVWVTTPERADDETINRLAELWRDPAVTEAIMESSGNTAVKVDRPREDLDAILERLRESGDQ